A DNA window from Hordeum vulgare subsp. vulgare chromosome 1H, MorexV3_pseudomolecules_assembly, whole genome shotgun sequence contains the following coding sequences:
- the LOC123426699 gene encoding protein NSP-INTERACTING KINASE 3-like, which translates to MGERGASWGVIRAAPAVALAVAVLGLAASASSTEELISSRAEELEALMAIRAALQDPDEILGDWIVTAGRHRCRWTGVTCSVGRIDTLQLQNMHLAGTLPPAIGKLRRLRNLLLDHNAISGPIPDAIGGLPLLRNLSLSNNQLNGTIPDSLINSRSLFIMDLSFNNLSGTVQAFNIKNVLLTGNPLLHYPGCGGSCASTVWQKGITLSALDPPTYSQSFPASIKTVVMCLSIGFAVAVVLTTLIAATHQWRRRRLRIFADMDGNHMISNDKKNSEVCHGHLKMYTLKDIKQGTIDFHQNNILGHGGFGVVYKGILHGGTIAAVKRLKDFASSGEVQFHTEVEVMSLVVHRNLINLIGFCSEDNERILVYPYMLNGTVASQLQAYVSGRPALDWPTRKKIALGTARGLAYLHERCVPKIIHRDIKASNILLDEHFQAIVSDFGLAKLLGEGQSHVFTAIRGTFGRIAPEYLMTGESSEKTDVFAYGLLLMELITGRNKLDVNPDEFENGGVVDWARELLEDGQLSSFVDTRLKSDYNEAEAEEMVQIALLCTMYRAAHRPRMSEVVRMLEGDGSVAGRWESLKNVQVPQDGTGTPNFVLSPAHYSEDECNSVELEAVELSGPR; encoded by the exons ATGGGCGAGCGTGGGGCTTCCTGGGGCGTGATcagggcggcgccggcggtggccCTAGCCGTGGCCGTGCTGGGGCTCGCGGCTTCGGCGTCCTCCACCGAGGAGCTTATTTCTTCCCGCGCCGAGGAAT TGGAGGCGCTGATGGCAATCAGGGCGGCGCTTCAGGACCCGGACGAAATTCTCGGCGACTGGATCGTCACCGCCGGCCGGCACCGGTGCCGGTGGACGGGGGTCACCTGTTCCGTCGGCCGTATTGACACACT ACAACTGCAAAACATGCACCTCGCCGGAACACTCCCGCCCGCGATTGGAAAACTGCGGCGGCTGCGGAATCT GTTACTGGACCATAACGCAATCTCCGGCCCTATTCCAGACGCCATTGGAGGGTTGCCGCTGCTACGAAATCTTTCCCTGTCGAACAATCAGCTCAACGGCACAATACCGGATTCGCTGATCAATTCTCGCAGCCTCTTCATCAT GGATCTGTCCTTCAACAACCTGAGTGGTACGGTGCAGGCTTTCAACATAAAGAATGTACT CCTTACCGGAAATCCGTTGTTACATTATCCCGGTTGCGGAGGAAGTTGTGCCTCCACAGTATGGCAGAAAGGGATCACTCTCTCCGCACTAGACCCGCCGA CATACTCACAAAGCTTTCCAGCAAGCATCAAGACGGTGGTGATGTGCCTATCAATTGGCTTTGCAGTAGCTGTCGTCTTGACAACACTTATCGCGGCTACTCACCAGTGGCGTAGGCGTCGTCTCCGAATATTTGCTGATATGGATGGTAACCATATGATATCGAATG ACAAAAAGAACTCAGAAGTATGTCATGGTCATCTGAAGATGTACACGCTAAAGGATATCAAACAAGGTACCATCGACTTCCACCAAAATAACATCTTGGGACATGGAGGATTTGGGGTAGTATACAAGGGCATTTTGCATGGTGGCACCATTGCTGCTGTGAAAAGGTTGAAGGATTTTGCTTCTTCTGGTGAAGTTCAATTCCATACAGAAGTTGAAGTCATGAGCTTGGTTGTTCATCGCAACCTCATTAATCTAATTGGGTTCTGCTCTGAAGATAATGAGAGGATCCTTGTATACCCTTACATGCTAAATGGAACTGTTGCTTCTCAATTACAAG catatgtgagtgGAAGACCTGCCTTAGACTGGCCAACGAGAAAGAAGATTGCGCTTGGCACGGCAAGAGGGCTCGCCTATTTGCATGAGCGTTGTGTTCCTAAAATAATCCATCGCGACATTAAAGCCTCCAATATTCTTCTTGATGAACATTTTCAAGCGATAGTCTCCGATTTTGGGCTGGCAAAGCTCTTGGGTGAAGGGCAGTCCCATGTTTTCACAGCAATCCGTGGGACATTTGGGCGTATCGCTCCGGAGTATCTGATGACAGGTGAATCATCGGAGAAGACCGATGTTTTCGCATATGGACTCCTGCTGATGGAGCTAATCACTGGTCGAAACAAGTTGGACGTCAATCCGGATGAGTTTGAGAACGGAGGAGTGGTTGATTGG GCAAGGGAGCTCCTTGAAGATGGTCAGCTAAGCTCGTTCGTGGACACGAGGCTAAAGTCCGACTACAACGAAGCGGAGGCGGAGGAGATGGTCCAGATAGCCTTGCTCTGCACAATGTACAGGGCAGCTCATCGCCCAAGGATGTCTGAAGTCGTTAGGATGCTGGAGGGAGATGGGTCGGTCGCAGGGAGATGGGAGAGCTTGAAGAATGTCCAGGTGCCGCAGGACGGAACCGGAACCCCCAACTTTGTTCTGTCTCCTGCACATTACAGTGAAGATGAGTGTAattcggtggagctggaagcagtTGAGCTCTCAGGGCCAAGGTGA